A genomic window from Ananas comosus cultivar F153 linkage group 22, ASM154086v1, whole genome shotgun sequence includes:
- the LOC109727393 gene encoding uncharacterized protein LOC109727393, translated as MDDPFIRGYDPSELEIAAEFLTTWLPFLSSGLCDPCATALRRRILSLRPGSSAGAEPSDRIAPTGWDSESPKARMSWADMAQEDELEEEEAEAEGEETGKGKKKPELSREQREQIRFKNVGRKKDFVCLERVNGRLVNILAGLELHTGVFSAVEQKRIVDFMYELQEKGRNGQLGERTYSEPDKWMRGKGRVTIQFGCCYNYAKDKEGNLPGILRHVVADPIPDLFKVIIRRLIRWHVLPPACIPDSCIVNIYEPGDCIPPHIDSHDFVRPFCTVSFLSECNILFGSNLKIAGPGEFTGSSAIPLPVGSVLVMNGNGADLAKHCVPAVPTKRISITFRKMDETKRPIEFIPEPDLQNIVPLPYDSGVNESPLHGDKGTTSAVQDKREGKNYKARRSRGRSGPRRDQRFQERQPVLHDQIAPTEKSPLPRMDGQHAMTGDTAERGRDLAENSIESESKSDSQGTQLHRCDGDEHIKWSTQGRRFEEGTGSVEDNRQYADRRVRIDQRNIIVSRNFNQGEQAENRTSEPTGISGIHV; from the exons ATGGACGACCCCTTCATCCGCGGCTACGACCCCTCCGAGCTCGAGATCGCGGCCGAGTTCCTCACCACGTGGCTCCCCTTCCTCTCCAGCGGCCTCTGCGACCCCTGCGCCACCGCACTCCGCCGCCGCATCCTCTCCCTCCGCCCAG GTTCCTCCGCTGGCGCCGAGCCCTCTGATCGGATCGCGCCCACGGGGTGGGATTCCGAGTCTCCGAAGGCCCGGATGTCGTGGGCCGACATGGCGCAGGAGGacgagctcgaggaggaggaggcggaggcggaaggAGAGGAGACGgggaaggggaagaagaagccgGAGCTGTCGAGGGAGCAGAGGGAGCAGATACGGTTCAAGAATGTCGGGAGGAAGAAGGACTTTGTGTGCCTGGAGAGGGTCAACGGACGGCTTGTGAACATCCTCGCCGGCCTCGAGCTCCACACCGGAGTTTTCAGTGCCGTGGAGCAGAAGAGGATTGTCGATTTCATGTATGAGCTCCAGGAGAAGGGGCGGAACGGCCAGCTTGGAG AGCGCACATACTCAGAACCGGATAAATGGATGCGAGGCAAAGGACGAGTGACCATCCAGTTTGGATGCTGTTATAATTATGCTAAG GATAAGGAAGGAAACCTACCAGGCATCCTTCGGCATGTTGTAGCTGATCCGATACCTGATCTTTTCAAAGTGATAATAAGGAGGTTGATCCGGTGGCATGTGCTGCCCCCTGCATGTATACCTGATAGTTGTATTGTCAACATCTACGAGCCAGGAGATTGCATACCGCCTCATATTGACAGCCATGATTTCGTTCGGCCTTTTTGTACTGTTTCGTTTCTTAGCGAGTGCAATATACTCTTTGGATCCAATCTAAAGATTGCAGGGCCTGGCGAGTTTACTGGTTCATCTGCAATTCCGTTACCTGTTGG GTCTGTGTTGGTCATGAATGGCAATGGAGCTGATTTAGCAAAGCATTGTGTGCCAGCAGTCCCAACCAAAAG GATATCTATTACCTTCAGAAAGATGGATGAAACAAAGCGTCCTATTGAGTTCATACCCGAACCAGATTTGCAGAACATTGTTCCACTTCCTTATGATTCAGGTGTGAATGAATCACCACTGCATGGTGACAAGGGCACAACATCTGCAGTTCAGGACAAACGCGAAGGTAAAAATTACAAAGCGAGGAGATCCAGAGGGAGGAGTGGTCCGAGACGTGACCAGAGGTTTCAGGAACGCCAACCAGTTCTACATGATCAAATCGCTCCAACAGAGAAATCGCCTCTCCCAAGAATGGATGGCCAACACGCTATGACTGGTGATACTGCAGAGAGAGGAAGAGACCTAGCTGAGAATTCAATAGAATCTGAGTCTAAATCAGATTCGCAAGGCACCCAATTGCATCGTTGTGACGGAGATGAGCACATAAAATGGTCAACACAGGGAAGGCGGTTTGAAGAAGGGACAGGTAGCGTGGAAGATAATAGGCAATATGCTGATAGGAGAGTGCGGATCGACCAGAGGAATATTATTGTTAGCCGCAACTTCAACCAGGGAGAGCAAGCAGAGAATCGCACTTCTGAACCAACCGGCATTTCTGGCATTCATGTTTGA